In Alkalihalobacillus sp. TS-13, the following are encoded in one genomic region:
- the lepA gene encoding translation elongation factor 4 has protein sequence MSKDKKLERQSRIRNFSIIAHIDHGKSTLADRILEQTSALTHREMKEQMLDAMDLERERGITIKLNAVQLTYKAKDGEEYIFHLIDTPGHVDFTYEVSRSLAACEGALLIVDAAQGIEAQTLANVYLALENDLEILPVINKIDLPSAEPERVRKEVEDVIGLDASDAVLASAKNGIGIEDILEQIVEKVPAPQGDPEAPLKALIFDSLYDSYRGVVAYIRITEGTVKVGQKIKMMATGKEFEVSELGVFTPKPVMKDELTVGDVGFLTASIKNVGDTRVGDTITSAKNGADTPLPGYRKMNPMVFCGLYPVDSNNYNDLREALERLELNDSSLQYEAETSQALGFGFRCGFLGLLHMEIIQERIEREFGIDLITTAPSVIYNVHLTNGEELIVDNPSNMPDAQSIEKVEEPYVKASIMTPNDYVGAVMEICQKKRGNFITMEYLDDIRVNVIYEIPLSEIVYDFFDQLKSSTKGYASLDYELIGYRQSKLVKMDILLNGEKIDALSVIVHRDFAYDRGKAVVEKLKELIPRHQFEIPVQAAIGQKIVARTNIRALRKNVLAKCYGGDISRKRKLLEKQKEGKKRMKTVGNVEVPQEAFMSVLRMDSDD, from the coding sequence ATGAGTAAAGATAAAAAATTAGAACGCCAATCGAGAATCCGTAACTTCTCGATTATTGCCCATATCGACCATGGGAAATCGACGTTGGCAGATCGGATTCTTGAGCAAACCAGTGCTCTGACGCACCGTGAAATGAAAGAACAAATGCTTGATGCCATGGATCTGGAACGTGAACGTGGGATTACAATCAAATTGAATGCTGTTCAATTGACATACAAAGCAAAAGATGGAGAAGAGTATATTTTCCATCTTATTGATACGCCTGGACACGTCGATTTTACATATGAAGTATCGCGAAGCCTAGCTGCTTGTGAAGGTGCTTTGTTGATTGTCGATGCTGCTCAAGGAATCGAAGCACAGACTTTAGCCAATGTTTATCTGGCACTTGAGAATGATCTTGAAATTTTGCCGGTCATCAATAAAATCGATTTACCGAGCGCAGAACCAGAGCGTGTCCGTAAAGAGGTTGAGGATGTAATTGGACTGGATGCTTCTGATGCTGTATTGGCTTCAGCGAAAAATGGCATTGGAATAGAAGATATTCTTGAGCAGATCGTTGAAAAAGTTCCTGCACCGCAAGGAGATCCGGAAGCGCCACTTAAAGCGTTGATCTTCGATTCGCTTTATGACAGCTACCGTGGTGTCGTCGCTTATATTCGAATTACAGAAGGTACCGTCAAGGTGGGTCAGAAGATTAAAATGATGGCTACTGGTAAAGAATTCGAAGTCAGCGAATTAGGCGTATTCACACCGAAACCAGTCATGAAAGACGAACTTACAGTCGGGGATGTTGGATTCTTGACTGCATCGATCAAAAACGTGGGTGATACCCGCGTCGGTGACACGATTACATCTGCTAAAAACGGAGCGGATACACCACTCCCAGGCTATCGTAAAATGAACCCGATGGTGTTCTGTGGTTTATATCCTGTTGACTCGAATAACTATAATGACCTTCGAGAAGCATTAGAGCGGTTAGAGTTAAATGATTCATCTCTTCAATACGAGGCAGAAACCTCACAAGCATTAGGCTTTGGTTTCCGTTGTGGTTTCCTTGGGCTCCTTCATATGGAAATCATCCAGGAGCGTATTGAACGTGAATTCGGAATTGATTTGATTACGACTGCACCAAGTGTTATCTACAATGTCCATCTGACTAATGGGGAAGAATTGATTGTCGATAATCCGTCAAATATGCCTGATGCACAATCGATTGAAAAAGTGGAAGAACCGTATGTAAAGGCATCGATCATGACGCCAAACGATTATGTTGGTGCAGTTATGGAAATCTGCCAGAAGAAACGTGGAAACTTCATTACGATGGAGTACTTGGATGATATACGTGTCAATGTCATCTATGAAATCCCGTTATCGGAGATCGTTTACGATTTCTTCGATCAATTGAAATCAAGCACCAAAGGTTATGCTTCCCTTGATTATGAATTGATCGGCTATAGACAATCCAAACTTGTGAAGATGGATATCTTATTGAACGGTGAGAAAATTGATGCATTGTCTGTCATCGTACACCGGGACTTTGCTTACGACCGTGGAAAAGCTGTCGTTGAAAAATTAAAAGAACTGATACCACGACACCAGTTTGAAATTCCGGTTCAAGCAGCAATCGGGCAAAAGATCGTCGCTAGAACCAATATCCGCGCATTACGTAAAAACGTCCTTGCCAAGTGTTATGGAGGCGACATCTCACGTAAACGTAAGTTGTTGGAGAAGCAAAAAGAAGGTAAGAAACGGATGAAGACAGTCGGGAACGTCGAAGTTCCACAAGAAGCTTTCATGTCCGTACTACGTATGGATTCTGACGATTGA
- a CDS encoding DUF3679 domain-containing protein, producing MVRFMMKSFILISVLLFGILIGMQQVGVQMDKMKGSEGNSALEWKVNDSGDIEAEVLGSQITSHDIKEKQKKLEEVEAFNLFSKLGKMVSSLISEILTVIMTVVGTILDKILHFLFT from the coding sequence ATGGTCCGGTTCATGATGAAGAGTTTCATACTGATATCCGTCCTTTTGTTCGGCATCCTGATCGGAATGCAGCAGGTCGGAGTTCAAATGGACAAGATGAAGGGTTCGGAAGGTAACAGCGCATTAGAATGGAAAGTCAATGATAGCGGCGATATTGAAGCGGAAGTACTCGGTTCGCAAATCACGAGCCATGACATAAAAGAAAAACAAAAAAAGCTTGAAGAAGTAGAAGCGTTCAATTTGTTTTCCAAGTTAGGAAAAATGGTTTCATCATTGATCAGTGAAATCCTAACAGTCATCATGACAGTGGTCGGCACAATACTGGACAAGATCCTGCACTTTCTGTTCACTTGA
- the gpr gene encoding GPR endopeptidase, with amino-acid sequence MSVPMDKDLELYNVRTDLAIESNEMITKEQEEDSKHRIDGVIVKEREMDGIKLTRVEIEEAGQKATGKKPGIYLTMEMQGIRQKDSALQQRVQDVFAHEFANFLQELQIPNDASCLVVGLGNLNVTPDALGPRTTNNLLVTKHLFELAPENVEEGFRPVSALSPGVMGTTGIETSDIIVGVIEKSKPDFVIAIDSLASRAVERVNTTIQISDTGIHPGSGVGNKRKELSLETLGIPVIAIGVPTVVDAVTITSDTIDYILKHFGREMREKDDPSKALTPAGMTFGERKNLSDEDIPDEENRQAFLGMIGTLEDTQKRQLIKEVLAPLGHNLMVTPKEVDVFIEDMANVIAGGLNTALHGQVDQQNSGSYTH; translated from the coding sequence GTGAGCGTACCAATGGATAAAGATCTAGAATTATATAACGTCAGAACCGATTTGGCGATTGAATCCAATGAGATGATCACAAAAGAACAGGAAGAAGATTCGAAGCACAGGATCGATGGTGTCATCGTCAAAGAACGTGAAATGGATGGGATTAAACTCACTAGGGTTGAAATAGAAGAAGCTGGACAAAAAGCGACCGGAAAAAAACCAGGTATTTATTTGACGATGGAAATGCAAGGCATCCGACAGAAGGATTCCGCTTTACAGCAGCGGGTTCAGGATGTCTTTGCCCATGAGTTTGCTAACTTCCTTCAGGAGCTTCAGATTCCGAATGATGCAAGCTGTCTTGTAGTCGGTCTGGGAAATTTGAATGTCACACCAGATGCTCTCGGACCGCGTACGACAAATAACCTTCTCGTCACGAAGCATTTGTTTGAATTGGCACCAGAAAACGTAGAGGAAGGCTTCCGTCCAGTCAGTGCTCTTTCCCCTGGGGTCATGGGGACAACTGGAATCGAAACAAGTGATATCATCGTCGGTGTCATTGAAAAATCTAAGCCTGATTTCGTGATTGCAATTGATTCCTTAGCATCCAGGGCAGTGGAGCGGGTTAATACGACGATTCAAATCTCGGATACTGGCATCCATCCAGGTTCAGGTGTAGGAAATAAGCGTAAAGAATTGAGTCTGGAAACATTGGGGATTCCGGTTATCGCAATCGGTGTTCCTACAGTGGTTGATGCGGTCACGATCACAAGTGACACGATTGATTACATTTTAAAGCATTTCGGTCGTGAGATGCGTGAAAAAGATGATCCATCAAAAGCACTGACACCAGCAGGAATGACATTCGGCGAACGTAAAAATTTATCGGATGAGGATATACCGGATGAAGAAAACCGGCAGGCATTTCTAGGAATGATCGGAACACTTGAAGATACACAAAAAAGACAATTAATCAAGGAAGTCTTAGCCCCTTTAGGGCACAACTTGATGGTTACACCTAAAGAAGTGGATGTTTTTATTGAAGATATGGCCAATGTAATTGCCGGCGGTTTGAATACAGCACTGCATGGCCAGGTCGATCAACAGAACAGCGGATCCTATACACATTGA
- the rpsT gene encoding 30S ribosomal protein S20, with the protein MANIKSAIKRVKTNDKRRAHNAAMKSSMRTAIKNFETKVANNDAEGAKNAFLVATKKLDKAAGKGILHKNAAARQKSRLAKQLNGLSA; encoded by the coding sequence TTGGCAAATATTAAATCTGCTATTAAACGTGTTAAAACAAACGATAAGCGTCGTGCACATAATGCAGCGATGAAATCATCCATGCGTACTGCTATCAAGAACTTTGAAACGAAAGTAGCTAACAACGATGCTGAAGGTGCTAAAAATGCATTCTTGGTTGCAACCAAAAAGCTTGATAAAGCCGCTGGTAAAGGAATCCTTCACAAGAACGCTGCAGCTAGACAGAAATCTCGTCTTGCAAAGCAATTAAACGGCCTTAGCGCTTAA